One Micromonospora craniellae genomic region harbors:
- a CDS encoding alpha/beta hydrolase translates to MSAPIRASSILPGRRDDIELHTADGLRLVGELARPADREPAATLVCLHPLPTHGGMMDSHVLRKAAWRLPALADLAVLRFNTRGTSSVRGTSEGSFDSAVGERYDVAAAIEYAEFHELPNIWLLGWSFGTDLVLKYGGDPAVSGAILLSPPLRFSEAGDLDHWASSGRPLTALVPEFDDYLRPEQARERFAAVPQAEVVGVPGAKHLWVGDAETVLDEVVRRVNPAVPVPLPTTWDGPMETGDASAYADRTVAAFADTPVPGPEQRRAD, encoded by the coding sequence GTGAGTGCACCCATTCGCGCGTCGTCGATCCTGCCCGGTCGCCGGGACGACATCGAGCTGCACACCGCGGACGGACTGCGGCTGGTCGGCGAGCTGGCCCGCCCGGCCGACCGGGAGCCGGCGGCCACCCTGGTCTGCCTGCACCCGCTGCCCACCCACGGCGGGATGATGGACAGCCACGTGCTCCGCAAGGCCGCCTGGCGGCTGCCCGCGCTGGCCGACCTGGCCGTGCTCCGGTTTAACACCCGGGGCACCAGCAGCGTACGCGGCACCAGCGAGGGCAGCTTCGACTCGGCCGTCGGCGAGCGGTACGACGTAGCCGCCGCCATCGAGTACGCCGAGTTCCACGAGCTGCCGAACATCTGGCTGCTGGGCTGGTCGTTCGGCACCGACCTGGTGCTCAAGTACGGCGGAGACCCGGCCGTGTCCGGCGCGATCCTGCTCTCCCCGCCGCTGCGCTTCTCCGAGGCGGGCGACCTGGACCACTGGGCTTCCTCGGGCCGACCGCTGACCGCCCTGGTGCCGGAGTTCGACGACTACCTACGTCCCGAGCAGGCCCGCGAGCGGTTCGCCGCAGTGCCGCAGGCCGAGGTCGTCGGGGTACCTGGGGCGAAGCACCTGTGGGTCGGGGACGCCGAGACGGTGCTGGACGAGGTGGTCCGGCGGGTCAACCCGGCGGTGCCGGTGCCGCTGCCGACGACCTGGGACGGCCCGATGGAGACCGGCGACGCCAGCGCGTACGCCGACCGCACGGTGGCCGCCTTCGCCGACACCCCGGTTCCCGGCCCGGAGCAGCGTCGGGCCGACTGA
- a CDS encoding coiled-coil domain-containing protein, which yields MSHGEELFALGGDVTTEPSFESALRGYEKRQVDRYVARAEHEIAALAAEREQAYTQIHKLAGQVEVLQRDLAQVRKQVGVVDRAAFRHLGPRVEQILALAEEQAEDILCAAHEEIEARRATAEHIIDEARTEAAKALKDFEIALATRRSEEERQAAARKAESEAAARAAREEAARLRKTAQEALAKAEQEATQLRDAAKEIHTRAQQEAAKLREAAREVHATAQQEATQLRDAAKEVHAKAQQEAKRLVDQATEAGRATHAKAQQEAKQIIDDAAAAGRATRDKTRQEAERLTAQTTEAARRTRAETEAYAQRMRTETEAYVQHARTQAQQELGAWRAGVEQEVNGRREAADRELTERRTNAEREFTGRREELEKQFKTRNAELDEQVRARTAELESGFETRSAELESEYSTRRNEIEQGADAIREAAEQEAATVRAEAEERATALLRDAGTEAADKRREADEYATTTRRDADEHVTNTRREADEYVASSRRQFEEYAATTQQHLATTQQHLAATQQEAAAGRQQLAQVMLEIAKAQQQLADLRQETWKSRQESDDLQRKLLDLRLTASTGPDGVGVPAGVAASAPAARAVAGSATAGSPTAGSATAGSATAGSATAGSATAGSATMPAAVNGSRPSNGVIGAASGPGGAADIASRPGAEPTTADDDSPATKPATTGDDSPAVMPTTADDGGPATKPVAEPVTTVEDATARPATEPTSVDGSTASAGVDGEPTVAAVPGAGGRGATPTKITSTGENGKRPTKPTTDERSAKPSKVTSD from the coding sequence ATGTCGCACGGCGAGGAACTGTTCGCCCTCGGCGGGGACGTGACCACGGAGCCAAGCTTCGAGTCCGCCCTGCGAGGGTACGAGAAACGGCAGGTCGACCGGTACGTCGCTCGTGCGGAGCACGAGATCGCGGCGTTGGCGGCCGAACGGGAACAGGCCTACACCCAGATCCACAAGCTGGCCGGTCAGGTCGAGGTGCTCCAGCGCGACCTCGCGCAGGTCCGCAAACAGGTCGGCGTGGTCGACCGCGCCGCGTTCCGCCATCTCGGCCCCCGGGTGGAGCAGATCCTCGCCCTGGCCGAGGAGCAGGCCGAGGACATTCTCTGTGCCGCCCACGAGGAGATCGAGGCACGCCGGGCCACGGCCGAGCACATCATCGACGAGGCGCGCACGGAGGCCGCCAAGGCGCTCAAGGACTTCGAGATCGCCCTGGCCACCCGCCGGTCCGAGGAGGAGCGGCAGGCCGCCGCACGCAAGGCGGAGTCCGAGGCCGCCGCCCGGGCCGCCCGCGAGGAGGCCGCCCGGCTACGCAAGACCGCCCAGGAGGCGTTGGCCAAGGCCGAGCAGGAGGCCACCCAGCTCCGCGACGCCGCCAAGGAGATCCACACCCGGGCCCAGCAGGAGGCGGCCAAGCTCCGGGAGGCGGCCCGCGAGGTGCACGCCACCGCCCAGCAGGAGGCCACCCAGCTCCGCGACGCGGCCAAGGAGGTGCACGCCAAAGCGCAGCAGGAGGCCAAACGCCTGGTCGACCAGGCCACCGAGGCGGGTCGCGCCACGCATGCCAAGGCGCAGCAGGAGGCCAAGCAGATCATCGACGACGCCGCCGCGGCTGGCCGCGCCACGCGCGACAAGACCCGCCAGGAGGCCGAGCGGCTGACCGCGCAGACCACCGAGGCCGCCCGCCGCACCCGCGCGGAGACCGAGGCGTACGCGCAGCGCATGCGCACCGAGACCGAGGCGTACGTGCAGCACGCCCGCACCCAGGCACAGCAGGAACTGGGTGCCTGGCGAGCCGGGGTGGAGCAGGAGGTCAACGGCCGGCGGGAGGCGGCGGACCGGGAACTGACCGAACGCCGGACGAACGCCGAACGCGAGTTCACCGGCCGCCGCGAGGAGCTGGAAAAGCAGTTCAAGACCCGCAACGCCGAGCTGGACGAGCAGGTGCGGGCCCGTACCGCCGAGCTGGAGTCGGGTTTCGAGACCCGCAGCGCCGAACTCGAGTCGGAGTACTCCACGCGCAGGAACGAGATCGAGCAGGGTGCCGACGCGATCCGCGAGGCCGCCGAGCAGGAGGCCGCCACGGTTCGCGCCGAGGCCGAGGAGCGGGCCACCGCGCTGCTCCGTGACGCCGGGACCGAGGCGGCCGACAAACGCCGGGAAGCCGACGAGTACGCCACCACCACTCGTCGGGATGCCGACGAGCACGTCACCAACACCCGCCGCGAGGCCGACGAGTACGTCGCCTCCTCCCGCCGGCAGTTCGAGGAGTACGCCGCCACCACCCAGCAGCACCTGGCGACCACGCAACAGCACCTGGCCGCGACACAGCAGGAGGCTGCGGCGGGCCGTCAGCAGCTCGCCCAGGTGATGCTGGAGATCGCCAAGGCCCAGCAGCAGCTCGCCGACCTTCGTCAGGAGACCTGGAAGTCCCGGCAGGAGTCGGACGATCTCCAGCGCAAGCTGCTCGACCTGCGGCTGACGGCATCGACCGGCCCCGACGGTGTGGGCGTCCCCGCCGGGGTGGCCGCATCCGCCCCGGCGGCCCGCGCAGTGGCCGGCTCTGCCACGGCCGGCTCTCCCACGGCCGGCTCTGCCACGGCCGGCTCTGCCACGGCCGGCTCTGCCACGGCCGGCTCTGCCACGGCCGGCTCTGCCACGATGCCGGCCGCCGTCAACGGCAGCCGCCCGAGCAACGGCGTCATCGGTGCGGCGAGCGGACCAGGTGGCGCGGCCGACATCGCCAGCAGGCCCGGCGCCGAGCCCACGACCGCAGACGACGACAGCCCGGCGACGAAGCCGGCGACCACGGGCGACGACAGCCCGGCGGTAATGCCGACGACCGCGGACGACGGCGGGCCGGCGACGAAGCCGGTCGCGGAGCCGGTCACCACGGTCGAGGACGCGACGGCGAGGCCGGCCACCGAACCGACCTCCGTCGACGGCAGCACGGCGAGCGCCGGTGTGGACGGCGAGCCGACGGTGGCAGCCGTGCCCGGTGCGGGTGGTCGGGGCGCCACCCCGACGAAGATCACCAGTACCGGCGAGAACGGCAAGCGACCGACCAAGCCGACCACCGACGAGCGCAGCGCCAAGCCGAGCAAGGTCACCTCGGACTGA
- a CDS encoding DivIVA domain-containing protein, translating into MPQQQSSPLAFFDNANSQPDFTVGLRGYNTGQVDDFIGRLNAALSQANKDRADAEQALNDAQRRLRQSEQRLTALEQKLTDTSKQLEENSRPTLSGLGTRVEQILRLAEEQANDHRNEAKRESEGILSAARLEAREITDKARAEAAAMKASAEREAGNVRTAAEREAAEARVQARREADTLRADADRETKQLRTVTAHEVAELKSTVEREVATLRATAEREITQQRAKAAREAEEKRAEATKLLTDARDKRDKDLQALELQLAERREKAEREESERHAAQVAQTQKLVGEAEQRARAAQERAKEIEQRAEARRVESERNATETIEKAKALSDRTLNEARAESQRLLNEARTEAELTTQAARREVEDLTRQKDAVTSQLGQMLSGLAGIVPGVPNANAAAAADKPAAKKADEADDKVAAETTS; encoded by the coding sequence ATGCCCCAGCAGCAGTCCTCCCCTCTCGCGTTCTTCGATAACGCGAACTCGCAGCCCGATTTCACGGTTGGCCTGCGCGGATACAACACCGGTCAGGTCGATGACTTCATCGGCCGGCTGAACGCCGCCCTGAGCCAGGCCAACAAGGACCGCGCCGACGCCGAGCAGGCGCTCAACGACGCCCAGCGCCGGCTCCGGCAGTCCGAGCAGCGGCTCACCGCCCTGGAGCAGAAGCTCACCGACACCAGCAAGCAGCTGGAGGAGAACAGCCGCCCGACGCTGTCCGGACTCGGCACGCGGGTCGAGCAGATCCTCCGGCTCGCCGAGGAGCAGGCCAACGACCACCGCAACGAGGCCAAGCGCGAGTCGGAGGGCATCCTCTCCGCCGCCCGCCTCGAGGCGCGGGAGATCACCGACAAGGCCCGCGCCGAGGCCGCGGCGATGAAGGCCAGCGCCGAGCGGGAGGCGGGCAACGTCCGCACCGCCGCCGAGCGCGAGGCGGCCGAGGCACGGGTGCAGGCCCGCCGGGAGGCCGACACGCTGCGCGCCGACGCGGATCGGGAGACCAAGCAGCTGCGTACGGTGACCGCGCACGAGGTCGCCGAGCTGAAGTCGACCGTCGAACGGGAGGTGGCCACCCTGCGGGCCACCGCCGAGCGGGAGATCACCCAGCAGCGGGCCAAGGCCGCCCGCGAGGCCGAGGAAAAGCGCGCCGAGGCGACCAAGCTGCTCACCGACGCCCGGGACAAGCGCGACAAGGACCTTCAGGCTCTGGAGCTGCAGCTCGCCGAGCGGCGGGAAAAGGCCGAGCGCGAGGAGTCGGAGCGGCACGCCGCCCAGGTCGCACAGACCCAGAAGCTGGTCGGCGAGGCCGAGCAGCGGGCCCGGGCCGCGCAGGAGCGGGCCAAGGAGATCGAGCAGCGCGCCGAGGCCCGCCGGGTCGAGTCGGAGCGCAACGCCACCGAGACGATCGAGAAGGCCAAGGCGCTCTCCGACCGGACTCTGAACGAGGCCCGCGCCGAGTCGCAGCGCCTGCTCAACGAGGCTCGCACCGAGGCCGAGCTGACCACGCAGGCGGCCCGCCGCGAGGTCGAGGACCTCACCCGGCAGAAGGACGCGGTCACCTCGCAGCTCGGGCAGATGCTCTCCGGTCTGGCCGGCATCGTGCCGGGCGTACCGAACGCGAACGCCGCTGCGGCGGCGGACAAGCCGGCGGCCAAGAAGGCCGACGAGGCCGACGACAAGGTCGCTGCGGAGACCACCAGCTGA
- a CDS encoding acetyl-CoA C-acetyltransferase, which yields MASVIVSGARTPMGRLLGNLKDLPATKLGGIAISAALERAGVAPDQVQYVIMGQVLQAGTGQIPARQAAVAAGIPMSVPALTINKVCLSGLDAIALADQLIRAGEFDVVVAGGMESMTNAPHLLLGQRGGYKYGDVVVKDHMALDGLTDAWDCCSMGESTERHGATRGISRAEQDAFAAASHQRAAAAQKNGHFADEITPVVIPQRKGDPLVISEDEGIRPDTTAETLAKLRPAFATDGTITAGSSSPISDGAAAVVVMSKAKAKELGLTWLAEVGAHGNVAGPDNSLHSQPANAVQHALRKAGLSVSDLDLIEVNEAFAQVGIQSTRDLGISPAKVNVNGGAIALGHPIGMSGARLVLTLAMELKRRGGGTGAAALCGGGGQGDALIIHVPGAAETEL from the coding sequence ATGGCTTCGGTGATCGTCAGCGGCGCACGGACCCCGATGGGGCGTCTGCTGGGCAACCTGAAGGACCTACCGGCGACGAAACTGGGCGGTATCGCCATCTCCGCGGCACTGGAACGTGCCGGCGTGGCCCCCGACCAGGTCCAGTACGTGATCATGGGGCAGGTGCTCCAGGCCGGCACCGGGCAGATACCGGCCCGCCAGGCGGCGGTGGCGGCGGGCATCCCGATGTCGGTGCCCGCGCTGACCATCAACAAGGTCTGCCTCTCCGGGCTGGACGCGATCGCCCTGGCCGACCAGTTGATCCGGGCCGGCGAGTTCGACGTGGTGGTGGCCGGCGGCATGGAGTCGATGACCAACGCCCCGCACCTGCTGCTCGGTCAGCGGGGTGGCTACAAGTACGGCGACGTGGTGGTCAAGGACCACATGGCGCTGGACGGGCTGACCGACGCCTGGGACTGCTGCTCGATGGGCGAGTCCACCGAGCGGCACGGCGCCACCCGGGGGATCAGCCGCGCGGAGCAGGACGCCTTCGCCGCGGCCAGCCACCAGCGGGCCGCCGCGGCGCAGAAGAACGGCCACTTCGCCGACGAGATCACTCCGGTGGTCATCCCGCAGCGCAAGGGCGACCCGCTGGTGATCAGCGAGGACGAGGGCATCCGGCCGGACACCACCGCCGAGACGTTGGCCAAGCTCCGTCCGGCCTTCGCCACGGACGGCACCATCACCGCGGGCAGTTCGTCGCCGATCTCCGACGGCGCCGCCGCGGTGGTCGTGATGAGCAAGGCGAAGGCCAAGGAGCTCGGGCTGACCTGGCTGGCCGAGGTGGGCGCGCACGGCAACGTGGCGGGCCCGGACAACTCCCTGCACTCGCAGCCGGCCAACGCCGTCCAGCACGCGCTGCGCAAGGCGGGCCTGAGCGTCTCGGATCTCGACCTGATCGAGGTCAACGAGGCGTTCGCCCAGGTCGGCATCCAGTCCACCCGTGACCTCGGGATCAGCCCGGCCAAGGTCAACGTGAACGGCGGCGCGATCGCACTGGGGCACCCGATCGGCATGTCCGGTGCCCGGCTGGTGCTGACCCTGGCGATGGAGCTCAAGCGGCGCGGCGGCGGCACCGGCGCGGCGGCGCTCTGCGGCGGCGGCGGCCAGGGCGACGCGTTGATCATCCACGTTCCCGGCGCTGCCGAAACCGAACTGTGA
- a CDS encoding P-loop NTPase family protein — MSEARGSAPAATGSVRRSRDVPMLVERAREGDPRAVARLITLVESGDETLPRVAAALAPQAVRVLEGAGCDVVLVETVGVGQAEIEAIALGALRGGTQLPALAAEVAAGAIDPYAAADTLLAQLSG; from the coding sequence ATGAGCGAGGCGAGGGGGAGCGCGCCGGCCGCGACCGGTTCGGTGCGGCGCAGTCGGGACGTACCGATGCTGGTCGAGCGGGCTCGCGAGGGTGATCCCCGGGCGGTTGCCCGGCTGATCACCCTGGTCGAGTCGGGCGACGAGACGCTACCGCGTGTCGCGGCGGCGCTCGCCCCGCAGGCGGTGCGGGTGCTGGAGGGCGCCGGCTGCGACGTGGTGCTGGTGGAGACGGTCGGTGTCGGGCAGGCCGAGATCGAGGCGATCGCGCTCGGTGCGCTGCGCGGCGGTACGCAGTTGCCGGCGCTCGCCGCCGAGGTCGCCGCCGGTGCGATCGATCCGTACGCCGCTGCGGACACCTTGCTGGCCCAGCTCTCCGGCTGA
- a CDS encoding Asp23/Gls24 family envelope stress response protein: MDHEMTQELPMTPDAVAGGRTDISDEVVEKIAVAAAKAVPGVVELGGDIARFFNAVLDRVGLDQVGDARRGCSAHVTNGAAVVNLVIVIDAGHAVPEVTSAVRTGVTQAIEAYGLRVDEINIRVDDVAIGGPAA, from the coding sequence ATGGACCACGAGATGACGCAGGAGTTGCCGATGACGCCGGACGCGGTGGCGGGTGGTCGTACCGACATCTCGGACGAGGTGGTGGAGAAGATCGCGGTGGCCGCGGCAAAGGCCGTCCCCGGCGTGGTCGAGTTGGGCGGTGACATCGCCCGGTTCTTTAACGCGGTGCTCGACCGGGTCGGGCTGGACCAGGTGGGTGACGCCCGGCGCGGGTGCTCGGCGCACGTCACCAACGGCGCGGCGGTGGTCAACCTGGTGATCGTGATCGACGCCGGGCACGCGGTGCCCGAGGTGACCTCGGCGGTGCGGACCGGGGTGACCCAGGCGATCGAGGCGTACGGGCTGCGGGTCGACGAGATCAACATCCGGGTGGACGACGTCGCCATCGGTGGTCCCGCGGCCTGA
- a CDS encoding methylmalonyl-CoA mutase family protein: MNADEIAAGRARWQARYDAARKRDADFTTLYGMPVEPVYGPPRGAAYPGFDRIGWPGEFPYTRGLYPTGYRGRTWTIRQFAGFGNARQTNERYKMILGEGPHTIGPMTSGILRGIEDGWFTGQIAESAFVYQQALEKGDKKIVGVNCHTGTVAKELEILRISHEVELEQRRLLAERKTVRDAARARAAVEAMVAVSRTGENMIPAMLDAVRAEATLGEICDALRAEWGVYREPARF; encoded by the coding sequence ATGAACGCCGACGAGATCGCTGCCGGACGGGCCCGCTGGCAGGCCCGCTACGACGCCGCACGCAAGCGGGACGCGGACTTCACCACGCTCTACGGGATGCCCGTCGAGCCGGTCTACGGGCCCCCGAGGGGCGCAGCGTACCCGGGCTTCGACCGGATCGGCTGGCCGGGCGAGTTCCCGTACACCCGGGGCCTGTACCCGACCGGCTACCGCGGGCGGACCTGGACCATCCGGCAGTTCGCCGGGTTCGGCAACGCCCGGCAGACCAACGAGCGCTACAAGATGATCCTCGGCGAGGGCCCGCACACCATCGGCCCGATGACCTCCGGCATCCTGCGCGGTATCGAGGACGGCTGGTTCACCGGCCAGATCGCCGAGTCGGCGTTCGTCTACCAGCAGGCGCTGGAGAAGGGCGACAAGAAGATCGTCGGCGTCAACTGCCACACCGGCACGGTCGCCAAGGAGCTGGAGATCCTGCGCATCTCGCACGAGGTGGAGCTGGAGCAGCGCCGGTTGCTGGCCGAGCGCAAGACCGTCCGGGACGCCGCCCGGGCCCGGGCGGCGGTCGAGGCGATGGTGGCGGTGAGCCGTACCGGGGAGAACATGATCCCGGCGATGCTGGACGCCGTCCGGGCCGAGGCGACGCTCGGCGAGATCTGCGACGCGTTGCGCGCGGAATGGGGCGTTTACCGCGAGCCCGCCCGGTTCTGA
- a CDS encoding tetratricopeptide repeat protein — MSDPRITSSIFTRGAVDLSALRPAAPSPTPAPAQSGPPAAAPGNPVVGGVTVIDVTEATFQSEVLERSLTTPVVVDFWAEWCEPCKQLSPVLERLAAEGAGAWVLAKVDVDANPRLAQMFRVQGIPMVYAVVGGQPVDAFSGVVPEAQLRQWIQAVLKAGGVTVAEPEDPRLDEADDALMSGDLDAAERAYRKILAETPADAAAEAGLAQVGLARRVAGTDPQAALAAAAADPDDVEAQLLAADIEVLSGLAEQAYQRLVAVVRRTAGEDREKVRQHLVGLFTIAGPEDPAVASARRALASALF, encoded by the coding sequence ATGAGCGACCCACGGATCACCTCGTCGATCTTCACCCGCGGCGCGGTCGACCTCAGCGCGTTGCGCCCCGCCGCGCCCAGCCCCACCCCGGCACCGGCCCAGTCCGGCCCGCCCGCCGCCGCGCCCGGCAACCCCGTCGTCGGCGGCGTCACCGTCATTGACGTGACGGAGGCGACCTTCCAGTCCGAGGTCCTGGAGCGCTCGCTGACCACACCTGTGGTGGTGGACTTCTGGGCCGAGTGGTGCGAACCCTGCAAGCAGCTCTCCCCTGTGCTGGAACGACTGGCGGCGGAGGGCGCCGGCGCCTGGGTGCTCGCCAAGGTCGACGTGGACGCCAACCCGCGACTGGCCCAGATGTTCCGGGTGCAGGGCATCCCGATGGTGTACGCGGTGGTCGGCGGGCAGCCGGTCGACGCCTTCTCCGGAGTGGTGCCCGAGGCACAGTTGCGCCAGTGGATCCAGGCGGTGCTCAAGGCCGGCGGGGTGACCGTGGCCGAGCCGGAGGACCCGCGCCTGGACGAGGCGGACGACGCCCTGATGAGCGGCGATCTGGATGCCGCCGAGCGGGCGTACCGCAAGATCCTGGCGGAGACCCCGGCGGACGCGGCGGCGGAGGCCGGGCTGGCCCAGGTCGGGCTCGCCCGTCGGGTGGCCGGTACGGACCCGCAGGCGGCGCTCGCCGCCGCCGCGGCCGACCCCGACGACGTCGAGGCGCAACTGCTGGCCGCCGACATCGAGGTGCTCAGCGGTCTTGCCGAGCAGGCGTACCAGCGGCTGGTCGCGGTGGTCCGACGGACCGCCGGGGAGGACCGGGAGAAGGTACGCCAGCACCTGGTCGGCCTGTTCACCATCGCCGGTCCGGAGGATCCGGCGGTCGCGTCGGCGCGTCGGGCCCTGGCCAGCGCCCTGTTCTGA
- a CDS encoding arginase family protein — translation MIRRIAVLDAPSNLGLRPPTPTSVPGCGKAPGALRDQGLLPRLRARDAGHLTPPRYDAGDWRPGDGVCHAREIADYSVGLADRIGAIIDRDEFPVILGGDCSILLGSALAMHRLGEAVGGRIGLVFVDGHSDFRHPGNASYVGAAAGEDLALVTGRGQADLAAIEGRRPYFRDIDVVVLGIRAQDEYRLDLQAAGILTRPVPALRAEGAARTAQWAHEQLADCAGYWVHVDVDVLDPAVMPAVDAPDPGGIAFAELEILLAGLVDTPHCLGVELTVFDPDYDPDGAYAAEIVNTLVAGLRPVTAPGSVPPRLRPESAARPAPAPRRGIDPADVPPAPDPAGSLLRAAAPVAVGPSTGEHPGEAEEADLDDGESVPDAADLDEDGFGDVDPAGDASRTMSAPGGLSA, via the coding sequence ATCATTCGCCGGATCGCCGTCCTCGACGCGCCGAGCAACCTCGGCCTGCGCCCACCCACGCCCACCTCGGTGCCGGGCTGTGGCAAAGCCCCCGGAGCACTGCGTGACCAGGGTCTGCTGCCCCGGCTGCGGGCTCGCGACGCCGGTCACCTGACGCCGCCCCGGTACGACGCCGGGGACTGGCGACCGGGCGACGGGGTGTGCCACGCCCGGGAGATCGCCGACTACTCGGTGGGACTGGCCGACCGGATCGGCGCGATCATCGACCGGGACGAGTTCCCGGTGATCCTGGGCGGCGACTGCTCGATCCTGCTCGGCTCGGCACTGGCCATGCATCGGCTCGGCGAGGCGGTGGGCGGCCGGATCGGCCTGGTCTTCGTGGACGGGCACTCCGACTTCCGGCACCCGGGCAACGCCTCGTACGTGGGTGCCGCCGCAGGCGAGGACCTCGCCCTGGTCACCGGTCGGGGCCAGGCCGACCTGGCCGCCATCGAGGGGCGGCGCCCGTACTTCCGGGACATCGACGTGGTGGTGCTCGGCATCCGCGCCCAGGACGAGTACCGGTTGGATCTCCAGGCCGCCGGGATCCTCACCCGGCCGGTACCGGCGCTGCGTGCCGAGGGCGCCGCCCGCACCGCACAGTGGGCGCACGAGCAGCTCGCCGACTGCGCCGGTTACTGGGTGCACGTCGACGTGGACGTCCTCGACCCGGCCGTGATGCCGGCGGTCGACGCTCCCGACCCCGGCGGGATCGCCTTCGCCGAGTTGGAGATCCTGCTCGCCGGGCTGGTCGACACGCCGCACTGCCTCGGCGTCGAGCTGACCGTCTTCGACCCCGACTACGACCCGGACGGCGCGTACGCGGCCGAGATCGTCAACACGCTGGTGGCCGGGCTGCGACCGGTCACCGCGCCCGGCTCGGTGCCGCCCCGACTGCGTCCCGAGTCGGCCGCGCGTCCCGCTCCGGCGCCGCGCCGGGGCATCGATCCGGCCGACGTGCCACCGGCACCCGATCCGGCCGGGTCGCTCCTGCGCGCGGCGGCACCGGTCGCCGTCGGCCCGTCGACCGGTGAACACCCGGGCGAGGCGGAGGAGGCCGACCTGGACGACGGGGAGTCGGTACCGGACGCCGCCGACCTCGACGAGGACGGGTTCGGCGACGTCGACCCGGCCGGTGACGCCTCCCGTACCATGTCCGCGCCGGGCGGCCTGAGCGCCTGA